TTTGTGATCTGAGCAGGACTCTATTTTACAGGGAGCGGCAATTACTAAAGCCCAGCGACATGCCCCACCCAGCCTTTGAAGGTGAAGCCGGCATAGAACAGTTCGACCCCTTCGAAACCGGCTTGGCGCAGGATGGCTTCATCTTCCTCGGCAGAGATCAGTGGCAGGCGACTGGCAATGGCACCTATCGCGCTCTGCGCCTGCTCCCGGTTGACTCCATTGCTTTCGGCGAAGGCTGCATAGCGTTGCAGCCAGCGAGTCTTGTCTGGTTCGACTTGCGGGAAACTGTGGTGTGCGACTACCAGCGGGGCACCGGGCTTCAGGCGCCGTGCCAACTGCCTGAGGGTCTGCAGCCGCTGCGCTGCGTCCAGGAAGTGCAGCGTCAGCAGGCAAGTAGCCCCATCATGCAGGTCATCAGGTGCGGTATCGATGTAACCCTCGTGCAGCGTGGCGCGAGGGAGCAGATCTCCCAGGGTCTGCCGGGCCAGACCGAGCATTTCGGCGGAGGGATCGACTCCGAGGAAACGCCAGCCTGGGTGGGCGAGGGCGAAGGTCTTGAGTTCCAGACCACCGCCGGCACCAAGTACGAGCACCTGGCCGTCCTCGGGCACCTTCTCGGCCAATAACAGGCTGGCCATCTGATGCAGGGCTTGGAGTCCTGGCACCTGACGCACGGGCCCATCGGCATAGTGGGCGACATGTTGCGGATTGCTAAAGGTGGACATGAGTGGCTCCGGCTCGGCGGGGTGGCGGACGTAGGTTTCAACGCGTGCTTCGTTGTTGGCCGATGTAATCATGTGTTCTAGGATGCGCACCAGCAAGGTCGCGCGCCGAAATTTATCATCCGCGATTCAATGGTTTACTTCTGCCCTCCAGGATTGCAATTGCCGCATGGACACTGAAAAACAGCTTTCTCGAGAAGACCGCCCGCTTACCAAGTTGGAGGACGATGCCTTGGACCGTGGGCCGTTCGTGCAGAGCCTGGTCAAGGCCCTGGTCAACATCGAAGAGAAAAATGGCAGGCGAATCATTCGTGGCACTGGTGTGGTCGTCGGCCTGACTGGAGAGTGGGGGCTTGGCAAGTCGAGCGTGCTGAATTTCCTGAGTGAAAAGCTTTCGCAGACCGACGGCATAGTCGTCGCCACCTTGAATCCCTGGTTGTTCAAAGGTCGTGAAGAGCTGCTACAAGCTTTTTTCAACAGCCTGCGCGAAGCGCTCGGAAAGTCTCCCAAGGAAAAGATTGGAGCCCTGCGCGGGCAGCTTGCACGCTACAAGGCTGCTATCGAGTTTACGGGTACTGGCGTTGCCTCAGTAGTTGACGCACTTACGGGAACGAAGATTGCGACGGGTTTCTGGAAAAAGTATCTGGTGAAGGGGCTTGCCCTGCTGGTAAAACCCACCGCGCTTTCGGCCAACGAAGAGCGAAAGGAGCTCGAAGCGAAGCTGGCCCAGGCCAATGTTGCCGTGGTGGTGCTTATCGATGAGCTGGATCGGGTGGAAGACGAGGATGTACGTGCTATCGCGCAGTTGGTCAAGGCGGTGGGTGACATCAAAGGTATTTCATACCTCGTTGCCTATGATGGCGCCCGCGTTACAGAGGCATTGGGCAAAGGCACGACAGCCGAGGAACGACGCCGCACAGGCGGGCACTATCTGGAGAAGATCATTCAGTTCGCTATCCCCCTGCGACCGCTGTTCGGAGACGAAGTGCAGCAATTGCTTAAAGCCTCGTTGCAAAGCATTGGTCGTCCGCTGCAAGCCGCTTCGAAAAACGACCAAGGCGTGATCCTGCAGTGCGTCGTGAGTTCGATCAGAACACCGCGAGATATCAAACGGCTTGTCGAGACCTATAGGGTCCTGGCGAACATTCTCGAAGGGGAAATCTGCCCGTATCAGTTGCTGGGCTATTGCTGGCTCGTGTCCAAGACTCCGCAGTTGCGTGATGTCATGGCTGAGAAATTCGAGCGCCTTGTCGATGATCCAGGCAAGGAAGAGCGAGTTCGGCGGTCGCGACGGAATGACTCACCGATTGTCATCACCGAAGAGCTCGGAGCAACGGCCGAAGCTCAGGCGGAATTGCTCAAATTGCTGTTCCCCAGGCTGTCGCAGCGCACTTCAGGGGGGTGGCAAACCGGTAACTTGAGTAAGCGCAGCAATCTGGTACGGGTGCTGTATCTGGGAGACCCTCCAGGGATGGTCACGCTGTCGGAGGTGGCAAGGCTCGTAGACATCAATGACCTTTCCTCTATGCAGGAGGCACTGCGCAGCTTGCATGATGCTGACCTGATACCTGCCGTGCTGGATCGCCTGAAGGACCTGTTCATCGAGCAGCGCTTCCCGCGTCATGGTGTCTTCTGGTTGGCCGTTTCCAGGGTTCTGGAGAGACGCCATGAATGGCTTCGGGGCGTTGAGGATCGTGCTGGCCTGGCAAGAAGCGCCGCCGACGGGCTTTGGCAATTCTTCGAGTCAGGATCTCTGGTTCAGACACAGCTCAAAGATATCGTGGAAAACCTGACACGCGGCGGGGATCTGCAGCTTGTGCCCAGGTTATTGAGCCACCACTTCCGGGCCCACGGAATGTTTGGCTGGCGCCAAGCGAAAGAAGCCAGGACGTTCTTCAGCGAGGAGGAAATATCGGCATTGTTGCAAAAAGAAATGCCTCGCTATGGCGAAGCGGTGCGTTCAGGAAAGTTACTGAAATTCATTGCCTCCCCGGACTTGGTACGTTGTCTGGTCGAGAGCGGCAAGTGGGGCGAAGACATGCGGCGCTCGATGACGGAGCAATTGTCCAGTATCGAAGCGTTGATGACGTTTGCGGCCTGGTTCCTGGCTGACAACCAGTATGTAGAGGGGATTGAGTTGGATCACGTCATTGATTGCAAGGTGGTGTTTGCCATCATTGAAACGCTGGAAAAAGAGCGAGGGCCTCTCGAGGAACCTTGGTTGCAAACGATGCTCAGCAGATTGAAGACCAACATGGGGCAACGAGTGATGGCAGGCGAGCCGTCCTGAAAGTGTGCTGCTGGCTGGGATACCCACGGTGCTTCGGGGATGAAGCCAACCGGTTGTCCCGCTCCGAAGTAGTACCGATCAGCTGTGAGGAACAACCTTGGTCTGTGACCACGTTGCATACCGCTCTTTCAAATGTCCCTGCTCATCCAGCAGATACGCATCCATCACCTCGCGCACCACCGGCCCCGCCACGCGGCCGCCGGCTTCACCGTTCTCGATCATCACCGCCACCACCAGCGCCGGGTGATCGGCCGGGGCAAAACCGACGAACAGGGCGTTATCGCGGTGGCGCTCGAGGGTCTTGTTGCGGTTGTAGCGCTCACCCTGCTTGATCGCCACCACCTGCGCGGTGCCGCTCTTGCCGGCGATGCGGTACTGGGCGCCGGCGGCGGATGCGCGGGCGATGCCGCGTGGGTCGTGCATGACCATCTGCATGCCCTGGCTGACCTGGTCCCAGGCATGCTTGTCGTGCAGCACGATATCCGCCATCGGGTGCGGGTCGACCGGCGCCTGGCCACCGATGGTCAGGGCCAGGTGCGGGCGGTGCCACACGCCCTTGCTGGCCAACAGGCTGGTGGCCTGGGCCAGCTGCAGCGGGGTCACTTGCATGTAGCCCTGGCCAATGCCGAGAATCAGCGTTTCGCCGGGGAACCAGGCCTGGCGCCGGGTGGCGCGTTTCCACGCCTGGGACGGCATCAGCCCCGGGGCTTCCTCGAACATGTCCAGCGAGACCTTCTGGCCGAGGCCGAACTCGGCCATGTAGTCGTGCAGGCGGTCGATGCCCAGCTTGTGCGCCAGGTCGTAGAAGTAGGTGTCGTTGGAGCGCATGATCGCGCTGTACAGGTCGACCCAGCCATCGCCCGTGCGGTTCCAGTTACGGTACTTGTGCTCGTAGTTGGGCAACTCGTAGTAGCCGGGGTCGAACACCCGGCTGCCGGGGGTGATCACGCCGCTGTCGAGGCCGGCGATGGCCACCTCGGGCTTGACCGTCGAGCCTGGGGCGTACAGCCCGCGCAGCACGCGGTTGAACAGTGGCCGGTCGATGGAGTCGCGCAGGGCGGCGTACTGCTTGAAGCTGATGCCCTTGACGAACAGGTTGGGGTCGAACGCCGGGTTGCTGACCATCGCCAGCACGTCGCCGTTGGCCGGGTCGAGCACCACCACCGCGCCGCGCCGATCGCCCAGGGCTTTCTCGGCGGCTTGCTGCAGGTGGGCGTCGAGGCTCAGCACGATGTCCTTGCCCGGCACCGGGTCGTGATGATTGAGCACGCGCATCACCCGGCCCTGGGCGTTGGTCTCGACTTCCTCGTAGCCTACCTGGCCATGCAGCTGGTCCTCGTAGAAACGCTCGATGCCGGTCTTGCCGATGGACTGGGTGCCACGGTAGGCGGTGCTGTCGAGGCTCTTGGCTTCCTTCTCGTTGATGCGTCCGACGTAGCCGACCGAATGGGCGAAGTGTTCGGCCAAGGGGTACTCGCGAATGAATTGCGGCTCCACCTCCAGCCCCGGCAGGCGGAACTGGTTGACCGCGATCAGGGCGATCTGCTCCTCGCTCAGACCGACCAGCAGGGTCACCGGCTCGAACGGCTTGCGGCCGCGGCGCAGGTCCTTGTCGAACTGCTGACGGTCGTCCTCGGACAGTCCCAGGACTTGCGCCAGGTTGTCGAGCACCTTCTTCGAATCGCCGGCCCGCTCGCGGGTCATGGTCAGGTTGAAGCTGGGCTTGTTGTCGGCCAGCACCACGCCATTGCGATCGTAGATCAGGCCGCGTTCGGGCGGGATCGGCAGCACATGCACGCGGTTGTTTTCCGACACCGCCGACTGCTGGTCGTGCTGCAACACCTGGAGCACGTAGAGCCGGCCTACCAGCACCGCGACCAGGCCGAGCACCAGCAGGGCGCAGGCCAGCAGCCGGCGGTTGACCAGGTGCTTTTCCTTTTCGTGGTCCTTGAGGGGAATGGGTTGCGGCATGAGCACAGGGGAGCGGCGGGTGGGGCGGCGATGCTACGCGGGCAGGCAGTGAGGCTCAAGGCGCAGCGCCCCGCGCAATGCTGGCCAGGCATTGCTCTGGCCCGCAGGCAAGGGCTCTGCGGCAATCATGAAGCTTCTTTCATGTGGGCACAGGCCTAGGCAATGAACTCCGATTCTCTTGCCGGCTGAGCAACCGCATCCTGGCGAATGCTGAGCACCACGGCCCCTGCGCACAAGCCCAGCAGCCCGACACTGGCCACCACGATATCCCCCATCCCCATGCCGGCGAGCATTAGCACCAGGCTGATACGAAACACTGCGGTCATGGCGATCTCCAGGGCAGGGCGAGCGAAGTCCGAAGTGTCACCATACCGCTCCGAAGGCCGAGGTACAGGGTAGGAGGGAGGGTTTGGCAGTGTATGCGCCTGCTTTGGCACAAAGCCCGCCACTTGACGGCATGGGCCATCCCTGATTTCATTGAAACCGGTTTCATCAACCCTGCACAAACACCTACAAGAAGGGCTCAGGGGTGGATAAAGACGCAGTTCCCGTTCGCGGACGGGTCACTATCAGCGAGGTCGCCAAGGCGGCCGGCGTCTCCAAGGCAACCGTCTCGCGCTATATGGGCGAGGACCGGCAACTGCTCGCCGAGGCAACCGCGCAGCGGATCGAAGCTGTCGTCGAGCGCCTGGGCTATCGCCCCAACCGCATGGCCAGTGCCCTCAAGCGCGGTCGCACCGGGCTGGTCGGCATGCTCCTGGCGGATATCCGCAACCCTTATTCCGTGGCGGTGATGCACGCTGTCGAGACGGCCTGTCGCCAGCACGGCTACAGCCTGGTGGTGTGCAACACCGACTGTGACGACGCCCAGGAGCGCAGCCAGCTGCAGGCCCTGCAGGCGTACAACGTCGACGGCCTGATCGTGAACACCCTGGGCCACCGCGCCGGAGAGCTGGCCAGCCTGGCCCGCGACCTGCCCATGGTGCTGGTCGACCGGCAACTGGCGGGCCTGCCGGTGGATCTGGTGGGCCTGGACAACAGCGACGCCGTCGAGCAGGCGCTCGATCACCTTGAACACAACGGTTATCGCGACATCCTCGCCGTCACCGAGCCACTCGATGGCACCAGCTCGCGGCAGGAGCGCGTGGATGCCTTCCAGGCCTCCATCGCCCGGCGTCGTGGGTTGCGCGGGCAGGTGCTGGAGGTAGGCCCGGGCCTCGCCGAGCAGCTGGGCGCGTTCATCGCCGGGGCAGGGCACGGCCCGCAGGCGCTGTTCAGTTGCAATGGTGTCGCCACTTTGGAAGTGGTGCGGGTGCTGCACGCCAGGGGCGGGCCGCTGTTCCAGGACCTGGGCCTGCTGGCGCTGGACGACCTGGACTGGTACCCGCTGGTGGGCGACGGCATCAGCGCATTGGCGCAACCCACCGGGCGCATCGGCGCTGCGGCGTTCCAGTGCCTGCTGGAGCGCCTGCAAGGCAGCCCTCTGCCGGCCCGGCGCCTGGATTTGCGCGCGCAGCTCATTGCGCGAGGCTCTACCCGATCACAACACTGACGGCGCCCTGGACGCCGTTGTTGCCGGGAAAAAATGAAACCGGTTTCATCCACAAGAACAAGGACTACCACGATGCGCACGCACACTGTTTCCATCAGCTTGTCGAGTTTCGGGGCCGATGCCGTGAGGCGGTTGGGCCAGGCCAGCTACCTGCCGTTGCTCGCTGCGGCGGGTGCGCGGCGGGTGGAGTGGCGCGAGGAGCTGTTCGACGCCGCGCCTGATGCCGCTACCCTGGCCAGCCTGGCCGCCGAGCATGGCCTGCAGAGTCTCTACTCCACGCCACTGGAACTGTGGCGCGAGGACGGTAGCCTGGAGCCCGCGATTGCCCAGCGCCTGCAGCTGGCGAGCGAGATCGGCGCGGTGGCGCTCAAGGTGTCGCTGGGTCATTACCAGGATGGCTGCGATTTACTGGCGCTGGCGCCACTGTTGCAACACAAGACGGCGCTGTACGTGGAAAACGACCAGACGCCCTACGGCGGGCAGCTGCAGACCTTGGTGAAGTTCTTTCGCGAGGCCCAGGCGCAAGGCGTGGCGCCGGGCATGACCTTCGACATCGGCAACTGGTACTGGCACGACGAGTCGCCGCTGCTGGCCGCGCAATTGCTGGGGCGTTGGGTGCGCTACGTGCATTGCAAGGCGGTGGCGCGGCGCGCCGACGGGCGCCTGGTGGCCGTGGTGCCCGAGGACCTCGACCTGGCCCAGTGGCGCGAATTGATGACGCATTTCTCCCCGGGCCTGCCGCGTGCCATCGAGTACCCCCTGGCCGGCGAGGACCTGCTGGCACTGACGGCACGCCAGGTCGCGCAACTGGCCGAGCTGGAAGGGCAGGTGTGCCATGGTTGAGCATGACGTGCTGTGCTTCGGTGAAACCATGGCCATGTTCGTGGCGGCGCAGCCGGGCGACCTGGCCCAGGTCGAGGGCTTCGGCAAGCGCATCGCCGGTGCCGACAGCAACGTGGCCATCGGCCTGTCACGCCTGGGCCTGCGGGTGCAATGGCTGAGCCGGGTCGGTGACGACTCGCTCGGTGCCTTCGTGCTCGACAGCCTGCGCCGCGAAGGCCTGGACTGTTCCAGCGTCGAGATCGATGCCGGGCACCCCACGGGGTTCCAGCTCAAGGAGCGCTGCGACGATGGTCGCGACCCCAGGGTCGAGTACTTCCGCCGTGGCTCGGCGGCCAGTCGGCTGTCGCCCGCACTGGTGCGGCCGGCGTTGTTGCAGGCCCGGCACCTGCATGCCACGGGCATTCCGGCGGCACTTTCAGGCAGTTGCCGCGAACTGTGCCACCAGTTGCTGGACGGCATGCGCGCCAATGGCCGCAGCATCTCCTTCGACCCCAACCTGCGTCCGTCGCTGTGGCCCGACCGCCAGACCATGGTGCGCGAGGTCAACGCCCTGGCGGCCAAGGCTGACTGGGTGTTGCCAGGGCTGGAGGAGGGGCGCCTGCTCAGCGGCCGGCAGTCGCCGCAGGCCATCGCCGAGTTCTACCTTGAGCAGGGCGCGCAATACGTGGCCATCAAGCTGGGGGCCGAAGGCGCCTACTGGCGCGATGCCCAGGGTGCCCATGGCGTGGTGCCCGGCCAGCCGGTCGCGCGGGTAGTGGACACCGTGGGCGCGGGCGATGCCTTCGCCGTCGGGGTGATCAGTGCCTTGCTCGAAGGCTTGCCGCTGCGCCGCGCCGTGGCCCGCGGCAACTGGTGCGGCAGCCGCGCGGTGCAGAGCCGCGGCGACATGGAAGGCCTGCCGCAACGTCATGAACTGGACCACCACGAAAACCCTGTGTGCGAAGCACGCTGAAGCGCCGGCCTGCGCGCAACCTGATGTGACAAGAACAACAAGACCAGGAGAACACCCATGCAGATCGATCGACTCGCCCCCAGACGCTGGTGGTACATCATGCCCATCGTCTTCATCACCTACAGCCTGGCCTACCTCGACCGGGCCAACTACGGCTTCGCCGCGGCCTCGGGCATGGCCGACGACCTGAAGATCACCCCGGCGCTGTCGTCGCTGCTCGGCGCGCTGTTCTTCCTTGGCTACTTCTTCTTCCAGGTGCCGGGCGCCCTGTACGCGCAGAAGCGCAGCGTGAAGAAGCTGATCTTCGCCAGCCTGATCCTCTGGGGCGGGCTGGCCACGCTGACCGGGATCGTCCACGACGTCTATTGGCTGATCGCCATCCGCTTTCTCCTGGGCGTGGTCGAGGCGGCGGTGATGCCGGCCATGCTCATCTACCTGTGTCACTGGTTCACCCGCGCCGAGCGGTCGCGGGCCAACACCTTCCTGATCCTCGGCAACCCGGTGACCATCCTGTGGATGTCGGTGGTCTCGGGTTACCTGGTGCAGCAGTTCGACTGGCGCTGGATGTTCATCATCGAGGGCGCGCCGGCCATTCTCTGGGCGTTCATCTGGTGGCGCCTGGTCGATGACCGACCGGAGCAGGCCAAGTGGCTCGATGCCCGGGAGAAGGCCGCGCTACGCCAAGCGCTGGACGCCGAGCAGCAGGGCATCAAGCCGGTGAAGAATTATGCCGAGGCATTCCGTTCGCCCACGGTGATCATCCTGTCGTTGCAGTACTTCTGCTGGAGCATCGGCGTGTATGGCTTCGTCCTCTGGCTGCCGTCGATCCTCAAGCAGGCCGCCGCGCTGGACATCGTCACCGCCGGCTGGCTGTCGGCGGTGCCGTACCTGGGGGCGGTGCTGGCCATGCTCGGGGTGTCGTGGGCCTCGGACCGCCTGCAGAAGCGCAAGCGCTTCGTCTGGCCGCCGCTACTGATCGCCGCGCTGGCGTTCTACGGCTCCTATGCCCTGGGTACCGAGCACTTCTGGTGGTCGTACGCCTTGCTGGTGATCGCCGGCGCCTGCATGTACGCGCCCTACGGGCCGTTCTTCGCGATCGTTCCCGAACTGTTGCCGGCCAACGTCGCCGGGGGCGCCATGGCGCTGATCAACAGCATGGGCGCGCTGGGCTCGTTCTCGGGCTCGTACCTGGTCGGCTACCTCAATGGTGTCACCGGCGGCCCCGGCGCTTCGTATCTGTTCATGTGCGGTGCACTGCTGCTGGCCGTGGCCCTGACCGCCGTCCTCAACCCCTTGCAACAGGCGCGCCGGCACAGCCTGGCGCCGAGCCGATAGGAGCCTCAGCATGAAAAAGCGCATCGTCGCCTACAAACGCCTGTCCGATGAACTGATGGCGCGCCTGCACGCGCAGGCCGAGGTGACCCTGGTGGAAGCGCCGGCCGCCGATGGCCTGGCGCGCTTGCGCGCGGCGCTGCCGGGCGCCCATGGCCTGCTGGGCGCCAGCCTGCGCCTGGACCGCGCGCTGCTCGACCTGGCGCCGCAGCTGGAGGTGATCTCCAGCGTGTCGGTGGGCGTGGACAACTACGATATCGAGGCGCTGGATCAGCGCGGGGTGCTGCTGACCAACACCCCCGACGTGCTCACCGAAACCACCGCCGACACCGGTTTCGCGCTGATCCTGGCCTGTGCCCGGCGTGTGGTCGAGCTCGACGGCTGGATTCGCGCCGGTCAGTGGCGGGCCGGGATCGGGCCGGCGCAGTTCGGCTGCGACGTGCAGGGCAAGACCCTGGGCATCGTCGGCATGGGCCGTATCGGCGAGGCCCTGGCCCGACGCGCGCATGCCGGTTTCGGCATGCGCGTGCTGTACCACACCCGTCAGCCGCGGCCCGAAGTGGAGGCGCGGTTCGCCGCCGCGCATCGCAGCCTGGAGGCATTGCTGGCTGAGTCCGATTTCGTCTGCCTGTGTTTGCCGTTGACCGCCGCGACCGAGAACCTGATCGGCGCGCCACAGCTGGCGCTGATGAAGCCATCGGCGATCCTGGTGAACATCTCCCGTGGCCGAGTGCTGGACGAGACGGCTTTGCTCCAGGCCCTGGCCGAGCGGCGCATTCGCGGCGCCGGGCTGGACGTGTTCGTGCAGGAGCCGCTGGCGGCCGATTCGCCGCTGCTGCAACTGGACAACCTGGTGGTCACCCCGCATATCGGCTCGGCCACGCTGGAGACCCGCGAAGCCATGGCCCGCTGCGCAGTGGACAACCTGCTGGCCGCGCTGGCTGGCGAGCGGCCGACGAACTTGGTCAACCCGAGGGCGTGGGAGTTGCGTATGCGTTGAACCTGGCAAGCGTTCGTTTGCCTGATAACAACAGCTCTTGTGTGATTTCGAGGAGTCGGGGCCGCTGCGCGCCCCTTTCGCCGGCAAGCCGGCTCCCACAGGGACGGCGCTTGGCTTCAGGGCGGCGCGGTCGGTGTGGGAGCCGGCTTGCCGGCGAAAGGGCTGCGCAGCAGCCCCGGCCCCACCCACCAAAGGAGCGACGATTCCCGTATGACCTGATCAACAGAGAGACATCCTCATGTCCAAGGACCAACCCGCCTCCGTGCAACCGGCGCGCCGGGCGTTCCTGCGCCAATCCCTGACCCTGATCCCGGTGGCGACCCTCGCCAGCACGGGACTGGGTGGCGCAGTGCTCGCCGACAGCGCCACCCCGGCAGCCGCCGAACCGGCCCGGCTGGTTACCGCGCGCGCCTACCAGCCGACCTTCTTCACCCAGGAGGAGTGGGCCTTCGTCAGCGCCGCCGTGGCCGTGCTCATCCCCACTGATGCCCTGGGCGCGGGCGCGGCCGATGCCGGCGTGCCCGAGTTCATCGACCGCCAGCTCAACACCCGCTACGGCAGTGGCGGGCTGTGGTACATGCAGGGGCCATTCCACCCCGACGCCCCCAGCGAGCTGGGCTACCAGCTCAAGCTCAACCCCCAGGAGATCTACCGGCTGGGCATCGCCGAGACCGATGCCTGGTGCAAGGCGCGGTTCGGCAAGGCGTTCGCCCAGCTCGACTTTGCGCGCCAGCAGCAGGCATTGGAGGCACTGGACGGCGGCACGGCGACGTTTGCCTCGTTGCCGGCGGCCACCTTCTTCAACATGCTCTGGCTCAACACCCGCGAAGGCTTTTTCAGTGATCCGCTGCACGGCGGCAATCAGGGGTTGGTCGGCTGGAAGCTGGTGGGCTTCCCAGGCGCCCGCGCCGATTTCATGGACTGGGTGGAGCGCGACGAGCGTTATCCGTTCCCGCCGGTCTCCATCAGCGGCGAGCGGGGTTGAAGCATGAGCCAGATGAAAAAAGTCGATGTAGTCATCGTCGGATTCGGCTGGGCCGGGGCGATCATGGCCAAGGAGCTGACAGAGGCCGGCCTGCAGGTGCTCGCCCTGGAGCGTGGCCCGGCACGGGACACCTACCCGGATGGCGTCTACCCGCAGACCATGGACGAGCTGACCTATAACTCGCGCAAGAAGCTGTTCATGGACATCTCCCGCGAGACCGTGACCCTGCGCCACAGCGTCAATGACGTAGCCGTGCCGTATCGCCAGTTCGGCGCGTTCCTGCCCGGCACCGGCACGGGTGGGGCGGGGCTGCACTGGTCCGGCGTGCATTTTCGCGTTGACCCGGTGGAGCTGCGCCTGCGCAGCCACTACGAGGAGCGCTACGGCAAGGCCTTCATTCCCGAAGGCATGACCATCCAAGACTTCGGCGTGAGCTACGAAGAGCTGGAGCCGCATTTCGATTTCGCCGAGAAGGTGTTCGGCACCTCCGGCACGGCCTGGTCGATCAAGGGCCAGGTGGTGGGCCGCGACAAGGGTGGCAACCCGTTCGCCGCCGACCGCTCCAGCGACTTCCCGCTGGTGGCGCAGAACAACACCGTGTCGGCGCAACTGTTCGAGAAGGCCGCCCGTGAAGTCGGCTACCACCCCTACAACCTGCCGTCGGCCAATACCTCCGGGCCTTACACCAACCCCTACGGCGCGCAGATGGGACCGTGCAACTTCTGTGGTTACTGCAGCGGCTATGCCTGCTACATGTACTCCAAGGCCTCGCCCAACGTTAATATCCTGCCAGCCCTGCGCCAGGTGCCCAACTTCGAGTTGCGCAACAATGCCCATGTGCTGCGGGTCAACCTGACCGAGGACAAACGCCTGGCCACCGGCGTGACCTATGTCGACAGCCAGGGGCGCGAGGTCGAGCAACCGGCCGACCTGGTGATCCTCGGCGCCTTCCAGTACAACAACGTGCGCCTGATGCTGCTCTCGGGCATCGGCAAGCCTTACGATCCGGTCAGCAACCAGGGGGTGGTGGGGCGCAACTTCGCCTACCAGAACATCTCCACCGTGACCGCGTTCTTCGACCGCGACAGCCACCATACCAACCCCTTCATCGGTGCCGGCGGCAACGGTGTGGCGGTGGACGATTTCAACGCCGACAACTTCGACCATGGCCCCCACGGTTTCGTCGGCGGCTCGCCGTTCTGGGTCAACCAAGCGGGCGCCAAGCCGATCTCCGGCACCAAGGTACCACCGGGCACGCCGAAATGGGGCAGTGGCTGGAAGGCCGCGGTGGCCGACAGCTACCGGCACATGCTGTCGATGGACGCCC
This sequence is a window from Pseudomonas maumuensis. Protein-coding genes within it:
- a CDS encoding class I SAM-dependent methyltransferase translates to MSTFSNPQHVAHYADGPVRQVPGLQALHQMASLLLAEKVPEDGQVLVLGAGGGLELKTFALAHPGWRFLGVDPSAEMLGLARQTLGDLLPRATLHEGYIDTAPDDLHDGATCLLTLHFLDAAQRLQTLRQLARRLKPGAPLVVAHHSFPQVEPDKTRWLQRYAAFAESNGVNREQAQSAIGAIASRLPLISAEEDEAILRQAGFEGVELFYAGFTFKGWVGHVAGL
- a CDS encoding KAP family NTPase produces the protein MDTEKQLSREDRPLTKLEDDALDRGPFVQSLVKALVNIEEKNGRRIIRGTGVVVGLTGEWGLGKSSVLNFLSEKLSQTDGIVVATLNPWLFKGREELLQAFFNSLREALGKSPKEKIGALRGQLARYKAAIEFTGTGVASVVDALTGTKIATGFWKKYLVKGLALLVKPTALSANEERKELEAKLAQANVAVVVLIDELDRVEDEDVRAIAQLVKAVGDIKGISYLVAYDGARVTEALGKGTTAEERRRTGGHYLEKIIQFAIPLRPLFGDEVQQLLKASLQSIGRPLQAASKNDQGVILQCVVSSIRTPRDIKRLVETYRVLANILEGEICPYQLLGYCWLVSKTPQLRDVMAEKFERLVDDPGKEERVRRSRRNDSPIVITEELGATAEAQAELLKLLFPRLSQRTSGGWQTGNLSKRSNLVRVLYLGDPPGMVTLSEVARLVDINDLSSMQEALRSLHDADLIPAVLDRLKDLFIEQRFPRHGVFWLAVSRVLERRHEWLRGVEDRAGLARSAADGLWQFFESGSLVQTQLKDIVENLTRGGDLQLVPRLLSHHFRAHGMFGWRQAKEARTFFSEEEISALLQKEMPRYGEAVRSGKLLKFIASPDLVRCLVESGKWGEDMRRSMTEQLSSIEALMTFAAWFLADNQYVEGIELDHVIDCKVVFAIIETLEKERGPLEEPWLQTMLSRLKTNMGQRVMAGEPS
- the mrdA gene encoding penicillin-binding protein 2; translation: MPQPIPLKDHEKEKHLVNRRLLACALLVLGLVAVLVGRLYVLQVLQHDQQSAVSENNRVHVLPIPPERGLIYDRNGVVLADNKPSFNLTMTRERAGDSKKVLDNLAQVLGLSEDDRQQFDKDLRRGRKPFEPVTLLVGLSEEQIALIAVNQFRLPGLEVEPQFIREYPLAEHFAHSVGYVGRINEKEAKSLDSTAYRGTQSIGKTGIERFYEDQLHGQVGYEEVETNAQGRVMRVLNHHDPVPGKDIVLSLDAHLQQAAEKALGDRRGAVVVLDPANGDVLAMVSNPAFDPNLFVKGISFKQYAALRDSIDRPLFNRVLRGLYAPGSTVKPEVAIAGLDSGVITPGSRVFDPGYYELPNYEHKYRNWNRTGDGWVDLYSAIMRSNDTYFYDLAHKLGIDRLHDYMAEFGLGQKVSLDMFEEAPGLMPSQAWKRATRRQAWFPGETLILGIGQGYMQVTPLQLAQATSLLASKGVWHRPHLALTIGGQAPVDPHPMADIVLHDKHAWDQVSQGMQMVMHDPRGIARASAAGAQYRIAGKSGTAQVVAIKQGERYNRNKTLERHRDNALFVGFAPADHPALVVAVMIENGEAGGRVAGPVVREVMDAYLLDEQGHLKERYATWSQTKVVPHS
- a CDS encoding LacI family DNA-binding transcriptional regulator codes for the protein MDKDAVPVRGRVTISEVAKAAGVSKATVSRYMGEDRQLLAEATAQRIEAVVERLGYRPNRMASALKRGRTGLVGMLLADIRNPYSVAVMHAVETACRQHGYSLVVCNTDCDDAQERSQLQALQAYNVDGLIVNTLGHRAGELASLARDLPMVLVDRQLAGLPVDLVGLDNSDAVEQALDHLEHNGYRDILAVTEPLDGTSSRQERVDAFQASIARRRGLRGQVLEVGPGLAEQLGAFIAGAGHGPQALFSCNGVATLEVVRVLHARGGPLFQDLGLLALDDLDWYPLVGDGISALAQPTGRIGAAAFQCLLERLQGSPLPARRLDLRAQLIARGSTRSQH
- a CDS encoding sugar phosphate isomerase/epimerase family protein, with the protein product MRTHTVSISLSSFGADAVRRLGQASYLPLLAAAGARRVEWREELFDAAPDAATLASLAAEHGLQSLYSTPLELWREDGSLEPAIAQRLQLASEIGAVALKVSLGHYQDGCDLLALAPLLQHKTALYVENDQTPYGGQLQTLVKFFREAQAQGVAPGMTFDIGNWYWHDESPLLAAQLLGRWVRYVHCKAVARRADGRLVAVVPEDLDLAQWRELMTHFSPGLPRAIEYPLAGEDLLALTARQVAQLAELEGQVCHG
- a CDS encoding sugar kinase, coding for MVEHDVLCFGETMAMFVAAQPGDLAQVEGFGKRIAGADSNVAIGLSRLGLRVQWLSRVGDDSLGAFVLDSLRREGLDCSSVEIDAGHPTGFQLKERCDDGRDPRVEYFRRGSAASRLSPALVRPALLQARHLHATGIPAALSGSCRELCHQLLDGMRANGRSISFDPNLRPSLWPDRQTMVREVNALAAKADWVLPGLEEGRLLSGRQSPQAIAEFYLEQGAQYVAIKLGAEGAYWRDAQGAHGVVPGQPVARVVDTVGAGDAFAVGVISALLEGLPLRRAVARGNWCGSRAVQSRGDMEGLPQRHELDHHENPVCEAR